The proteins below come from a single Papaver somniferum cultivar HN1 chromosome 11, ASM357369v1, whole genome shotgun sequence genomic window:
- the LOC113323604 gene encoding BTB/POZ domain-containing protein At3g09030-like, producing MEELDSNYTLETPSSSSYQNRIKLNVGGKLFETTVSTLQSGGPDSLLSALSSRIDPNHNPVFIDRDPEIFSTLLSLLRSNHLPSTYRRYTKQELCEEAVYYGIENQLKSALLPPSLSGIDCSIVETIKPAAEGFPSSFTAGAGDGSVWIAHGGQISGYDWNLIHTGTVRSHFEDITSIRRVWSEIVAVGSEIDSGLHLYDVSCGKHVGAVEWTDKSDPRIYKSRVFAITDSTDSIYGSLKCSHGENCVLQIDKNTLQVVSEIGRQSGNSAKSFVPGKLTYVPQLGMIVGSAVTCGAFGYSGYIRIWDPRSGNEVWETNEPGSGRSSRFGDSFADVDVDVDELTMSKVCSKSGDVAIADLRKLTDDPWVYLEEKNASLRSSRGGGGEEGDNMVIHCYKKQVFMSREGDLEVWSSVNEKEEEEENRELDKWYYRRNYMDNSTKEHELSSSKGIVKRIEGGGDRLFVSREGVEGVEVWESSNFSKKVAVL from the coding sequence ATGGAAGAATTAGATTCCAACTATACCCTTGAaactccatcatcatcatcatatcagAATCGAATCAAGCTCAACGTTGGTGGTAAACTTTTCGAAACCACAGTCTCAACACTTCAATCAGGCGGTCCGGATTCACTCTTATCAGCTCTTTCTTCCCGAATTGATCCGAACCATAACCCTGTTTTCATAGATAGAGATCCAGAGATCTTCTCGACTCTTCTTTCTCTACTCCGATCGAATCATCTTCCTTCAACATATCGTCGGTATACTAAACAAGAATTATGTGAAGAAGCTGTTTATTACGGGAtcgaaaatcaattaaaatcagcGTTACTACCACCTTCGTTATCAGGAATCGATTGCTCGATTGTTGAAACGATAAAACCTGCCGCGGAGGGTTTTCCGAGTAGTTTTACAGCGGGAGCCGGAGATGGTTCAGTTTGGATTGCACATGGCGGTCAGATATCTGGTTACGACTGGAATTTGATACATACGGGGACTGTAAGAAGTCATTTTGAAGATATTACTTCGATTCGTCGAGTTTGGTCTGAAATAGTTGCTGTTGGGTCTGAAATTGATTCAGGTCTTCATTTGTATGATGTATCATGTGGTAAGCATGTAGGTGCTGTTGAATGGACTGATAAATCTGATCCAAGAATTTATAAGAGTCGCGTTTTCGCCATTACTGATTCTACTGACTCGATTTACGGTTCATTGAAATGTTCACATGGTGAAAATTGTGTTCTTCAGATTGATAAAAATACGCTTCAAGTGGTGTCGGAGATAGGTCGTCAATCTGGTAACTCAGCAAAGAGTTTTGTTCCTGGGAAACTGACGTATGTACCGCAACTCGGCATGATTGTTGGAAGTGCAGTGACTTGTGGCGCATTTGGGTATTCAGGGTACATTAGAATTTGGGATCCGAGGTCTGGTAATGAGGTTTGGGAGACGAATGAGCCGGGTTCCGGACGGAGCAGTAGGTTTGGGGATTCGTTTGCGGACGTGGATGTGGATGTCGACGAGTTAACGATGTCTAAAGTTTGTTCGAAATCAGGTGATGTCGCAATTGCGGATTTGCGGAAACTGACGGATGATCCATGGGTGTATTTGGAAGAAAAGAATGCTAGTTTGAGAAGCTCAAGAGGTGGTGGAGGTGAAGAAGGGGATAATATGGTGATTCATTGTTATAAGAAACAAGTGTTTATGAGTAGAGAAGGTGATTTAGAAGTATGGTCAAGTGTgaatgagaaagaagaagaagaagaaaacagggaaCTAGACAAATGGTATTATAGGAGGAACTATATGGACAATAGTACCAAGGAACATGAATTGAGTAGTAGTAAAGGGATTGTAAAGAGAATTGAAGGTGGTGGTGATAGATTATTTGTTAGCAGGGAAGGTGTTGAGGGAGTTGAAGTATGGGAAAGCTCGAATTTTTCCAAAAAAGTTGCAGTTTTATGA